The genomic DNA GAGCGCACGTAGTCGGCCAGGCCCTGGGCGCTCTCGCCGATCGTGCGGTCGTTGATGGCATTGGACCCGACGGGAAACATCACCCCGCGCCGCCCGCCGGTGCCGAACGGGATCACCGTCCAAAACACGTCGTCGAGCTTCTTCCAGCCGGCCGGATCGACGCCTGCCGCCTCGACGAGGCGTGCCAGTTCGGCGGCGAACTCGCCGTAGCGCGGCGCGGTCAGCCAGGTGCGGATCGTGGCGGCGGAATGGTCGGTGATCTGCCCGGCGGCGTGGGCGACGGCGACGGCTTCGAGATGGCGCGCGAATGGCTCGGCGACGGGCATCGGGCATGGCCTCGGATGGGGGGCGGCGGGCGGAAGGCAGGCTTTTATACTGCCCGCGGTCGTATCCTGACCGCTCGTCCACGATCCCACCAGCATCGTCATCCGGGAGCCGCCGCTTGTGGCCGAGCCGCTGATCGTCAGCGTGTCGGGATTGCGCGGCGTGGTCGGCGAGTCGCTCACGCCGGCGGTCGCGGCGCGCTACGCCCAGGCGTTCGCCGCGACCCTGCCCCCTGGGCCGGTCGTCGTCGGCCGTGACGGCCGCGAGCATGGCCCGGCGCTCGTCGCCGCCATCGTCGAGGCGCTGTGCGCGGTCGGACGCGACGTGCTCGACTGCGGGATCGCGCCGACCCCGACGGTGGGAATCGTGGTCCGTGAGCACCACGCCGCCGGTGGGATCCAGGTCACCGCGAGCCACAATCCGCCGCGCTACAACGGCATGAAGCTGTTCGCGGCGGCGGGCCGCGTCCTCACCCGGGAGGCGGGGGGTGCGGTGCGGAACCTGTTCGAGGCCGACCCGGTCGGCGGTGCCACGCCCGCCGCGCGCGGCACGGTCCGCGCGGTCGACGGCACCGCGGCCCACGTCGCCGCCGTGCTCGCGACCGTCGACGTCGCCGCGATCCGGCGCCGCGCGCCGCGCGTCTGGATCGACTGCTGCCACGGCGCCGGCAGCCGCGTCGCGCTGCCGCTGCTGGCGGCGCTCGGATGCCACGTCGAGGTCGAGGGTGGCGTTCCCGACGGCCACTTCAGCCATCCCCCCGAGCCGATCCGCGTCAACCTCGAGCCGCTGCTGGCCCGGGTCGCGGCCGCCGGCGTCGACGTCGGCTT from Planctomycetota bacterium includes the following:
- a CDS encoding phosphoglucosamine mutase; its protein translation is MIVSVSGLRGVVGESLTPAVAARYAQAFAATLPPGPVVVGRDGREHGPALVAAIVEALCAVGRDVLDCGIAPTPTVGIVVREHHAAGGIQVTASHNPPRYNGMKLFAAAGRVLTREAGGAVRNLFEADPVGGATPAARGTVRAVDGTAAHVAAVLATVDVAAIRRRAPRVWIDCCHGAGSRVALPLLAALGCHVEVEGGVPDGHFSHPPEPIRVNLEPLLARVAAAGVDVGFFLDPDADRLVIVDGAGGWLGEEATLALAVDTVLRRSPGPVVVNCATSSMTAVIAARHGVACHLTAVGEANVVDGMRAVEAIIGGEGNGGVIDPRVVLVRDAAVAMALILGRLAEGATVAELAATLPKLAMLKETVDLPAGAAALAEAEARLVDAFPEATGSRRDGLRLDWDGGWLLVRASNTEPIVRLAAEAPTPAAAEAAIARARRAIAGVRG